In the genome of Triticum urartu cultivar G1812 chromosome 5, Tu2.1, whole genome shotgun sequence, one region contains:
- the LOC125506283 gene encoding zinc finger protein ZAT12-like — protein sequence MTKHQRAAAHQAVSLSLSLSLGAVAGLNKKMRRAAAAAGGDQFVCKTCGRSFPSFQALGGHRTSHLRGRHGLALALTTGDHYYSVKPKSTADHKSEHRCHICGQGFETGQALGGHMRRHRDEAAQAPPVLLELFV from the coding sequence ATGACGAAGCACCAGCGAGCTGCAGCACACCAGGCCGTGTCACTCTCCCTCTCGCTCTCCCTcggcgccgtcgccggcctcAACAAGAAGATGCGCCGCGCTGCCGCCGCAGCCGGTGGGGATCAGTTCGTGTGCAAGACGTGCGGCCGCTCGTTCCCGTCGTTCCAGGCGCTCGGCGGCCACCGGACCAGCCACCTCCGCGGCCGCCACGGGCTCGCGCTCGCCCTCACCACCGGCGATCACTACTACTCCGTCAAGCCCAAGAGTACAGCCGATCACAAGTCTGAGCACCGGTGCCACATCTGCGGCCAAGGGTTCGAGACGGGGCAGGCGCTCGGCGGCCACATGCGCCGGCACCGTGACGAGGCGGCGCAGGCGCCGCCCGTTCTGCTCGAGCTCTTTGTCTAG